The Paenibacillus tianjinensis genome has a window encoding:
- a CDS encoding cupin domain-containing protein, with amino-acid sequence MEFYRFDKETGRRISKYDSDFLMSQIIQTTQGAHIGCMYLEADGIIGYHQAVSPQILLIIAGEGEVRGGDNEYFQVKAGDAVFWQKDEWHETKTTNGLTGIVIESEGMKPSSFMTGSLNIPRSCD; translated from the coding sequence ATGGAGTTTTACAGATTTGATAAAGAGACTGGCAGAAGGATATCTAAATATGATTCCGATTTTTTGATGTCCCAAATTATTCAAACTACACAAGGTGCTCATATTGGGTGTATGTATTTAGAAGCGGATGGTATTATTGGCTATCATCAGGCTGTTTCACCCCAAATCCTCTTAATTATAGCCGGGGAGGGAGAGGTTAGAGGTGGAGATAATGAATATTTTCAAGTAAAGGCTGGAGATGCAGTGTTCTGGCAGAAGGACGAATGGCACGAAACCAAAACGACAAACGGATTAACTGGAATTGTAATAGAAAGTGAAGGTATGAAGCCTTCCTCTTTTATGACCGGAAGTCTGAACATTCCCCGAAGCTGTGATTAA
- a CDS encoding ABC transporter ATP-binding protein — MKEIMKLDGLSTVFFTEEGKVRAVDDISFRVREGETVCIVGESGCGKSVTAMSIMGLVEEPGGKVSGGSIDFLGEDLLRLDKNSLRAIRGHEIAMIFQEPMSSLNPVIKIGEQIMEPLIVHQKMKKKAARQRAVELISQVGISRAEQIADSYPHELSGGMLQRIMIAIAISCSPKLLIADEPTTALDVTIQAQILDMLREFKESSGMSMMLITHDLGVVAEMADYVIVMYSGKIVEEGEVVQLFQNPKHPYTRGLLKSKPVMGQRRDELYSIPGQVPNPLELEPSCYFHDRCEHCMPVCRTRQPELKEVSGGQKAACWLYEEAEVHV; from the coding sequence ATGAAGGAGATCATGAAATTAGACGGTCTCAGTACCGTGTTCTTCACCGAAGAAGGAAAAGTGAGAGCTGTCGATGATATCAGCTTCCGGGTACGCGAAGGGGAAACGGTCTGTATTGTCGGGGAATCCGGCTGCGGCAAAAGTGTAACCGCCATGTCGATTATGGGCCTGGTGGAAGAGCCCGGCGGGAAAGTTAGCGGAGGAAGCATCGATTTTCTCGGAGAGGATCTATTGCGGCTGGACAAAAATTCGCTGCGGGCGATCCGCGGCCATGAAATCGCTATGATTTTTCAGGAGCCGATGTCTTCATTGAATCCGGTCATTAAGATTGGTGAGCAGATTATGGAGCCGCTGATTGTTCACCAGAAAATGAAGAAAAAAGCAGCCCGGCAGCGGGCGGTCGAGCTGATCTCGCAGGTGGGGATTTCCCGCGCTGAACAGATTGCTGACAGCTATCCCCATGAGCTGAGCGGCGGGATGCTGCAGCGGATCATGATCGCCATCGCGATCTCCTGCAGTCCCAAGCTGCTGATTGCCGACGAGCCGACTACGGCCCTTGATGTGACAATTCAGGCACAAATTCTCGACATGCTGCGTGAGTTCAAGGAGAGCTCCGGGATGTCGATGATGCTGATTACCCATGATCTGGGGGTGGTGGCGGAGATGGCCGATTACGTTATTGTGATGTATTCCGGCAAAATCGTTGAGGAAGGCGAAGTGGTCCAGCTGTTTCAGAACCCCAAGCATCCGTATACTCGGGGCTTGCTGAAATCTAAGCCCGTAATGGGGCAGCGCCGGGATGAGCTGTATTCCATTCCGGGCCAGGTGCCGAATCCGCTGGAGCTTGAACCTTCCTGCTATTTCCACGACCGCTGTGAACATTGCATGCCGGTCTGCCGGACCCGCCAGCCTGAGCTGAAGGAGGTCAGCGGCGGGCAAAAAGCAGCCTGCTGGCTGTATGAGGAGGCGGAAGTGCATGTCTGA
- a CDS encoding ABC transporter permease, protein MSTYLTKRLLYMLIILFAASLLIFCLYALTPGDFITGNIKLTAERKAELREIYGLNKPVLERYGLWMKNAFHGDFGTSLAQQKPVLQLFGDYIWNSFLLAAVSTFLTWVIAVIVGVVSAYKQYSWFDTLVMVAIFAAMSLPSFFIGLFLIKILAVDLKWLPPGGMITTGSNATGLAYLNEVVRHMTLPVVVMVLLGLGSLTRYFRSNMIDVLQQDYIRTARAKGLKERKVLFTHALRNALLPAITLVGFELPALFGGSLIIEQIFNWPGIGQLYMKSFGLRDYPLLMGFTMFIAILTVIGTLFSDILYRVADPRVRL, encoded by the coding sequence ATGAGTACTTATCTGACTAAAAGACTGCTGTATATGCTGATTATTCTATTTGCGGCGTCACTGCTGATTTTCTGCCTGTATGCACTAACTCCCGGGGACTTCATTACGGGAAACATCAAGCTGACGGCGGAGCGCAAAGCAGAGCTGCGGGAAATTTACGGGCTTAATAAACCGGTATTGGAGCGTTACGGCCTCTGGATGAAAAATGCGTTTCACGGGGATTTCGGAACTTCGCTTGCCCAGCAGAAGCCGGTGCTTCAGCTGTTTGGCGATTATATCTGGAATTCTTTTTTGCTGGCTGCCGTTTCAACCTTTCTGACCTGGGTGATCGCGGTGATTGTCGGCGTTGTTTCGGCGTATAAGCAATATTCCTGGTTCGACACGCTGGTGATGGTGGCGATCTTTGCCGCGATGTCGCTGCCGTCGTTTTTTATCGGCCTGTTCCTGATCAAGATACTGGCTGTGGACCTTAAATGGCTCCCGCCGGGAGGGATGATTACTACTGGAAGCAATGCAACCGGTCTTGCCTATCTCAACGAAGTAGTACGTCATATGACGCTGCCTGTAGTCGTCATGGTTCTGCTGGGTTTAGGTTCACTGACACGGTATTTCCGCAGCAACATGATCGATGTGCTTCAGCAGGATTATATCCGCACGGCCCGGGCAAAGGGGCTTAAGGAGCGGAAGGTGCTGTTCACCCACGCGCTGCGCAATGCGCTGCTGCCGGCGATTACCCTGGTGGGCTTCGAGCTGCCCGCGCTGTTCGGCGGGTCGCTGATTATCGAGCAGATCTTTAACTGGCCGGGCATCGGCCAATTGTATATGAAGTCCTTCGGGCTTAGGGATTATCCTTTGCTGATGGGCTTTACAATGTTTATTGCCATTCTGACCGTCATCGGAACGCTGTTCTCGGATATTCTGTACCGGGTAGCCGATCCGCGGGTCCGGTTGTAG
- the opp4C gene encoding oligopeptide ABC transporter permease: MAADSKLTKLHRPQIKLQKSSLFRQSLGRLMHNKLAVSGFGVVVFMFVLCFIGPFFSPYTDNKINMAMMNKAPNLTHWLGTDALGRDILTRVMQAGRISLTVGLASMVLSVFLGALLGAIAGYYRGLADQIIMRVADLLMTIPGLPLLFIFGALLSEWKIPTDYRMYIVMLMLSIVNWPGLARMVRGQMLSLREREFMQAAVVLGLRDRRKLFGHLLPNIVPLLIVMATLNIGGAILSESVLSFFGLGVMPPTPTWGNMIDAANNMIDFQDHPWLWIPPGLSIFATVIAINIFGDGLRDVLDPKQKR; encoded by the coding sequence TTGGCTGCTGACAGCAAGTTAACTAAGCTCCATAGGCCGCAGATTAAGCTGCAGAAATCCTCCCTGTTCCGGCAATCGCTGGGGAGGCTAATGCACAATAAGCTTGCTGTTTCAGGTTTTGGGGTCGTTGTTTTTATGTTTGTGCTTTGTTTTATCGGACCGTTCTTTTCACCCTATACGGATAACAAAATTAATATGGCGATGATGAATAAGGCGCCGAATCTTACACACTGGCTGGGAACGGATGCACTGGGCCGGGATATTCTGACCCGTGTAATGCAGGCAGGACGCATCTCGCTTACAGTCGGGCTGGCCTCCATGGTACTGTCGGTGTTTCTCGGTGCACTGCTGGGTGCAATTGCCGGGTATTACCGCGGTTTGGCGGACCAGATAATCATGCGGGTCGCCGATCTGCTGATGACGATTCCAGGCCTTCCGCTGCTGTTCATCTTTGGCGCACTGCTGTCCGAATGGAAGATACCGACGGATTACCGGATGTATATTGTAATGCTCATGCTCAGCATCGTGAACTGGCCGGGACTGGCCCGGATGGTCAGAGGGCAGATGCTCAGCCTGCGGGAACGCGAATTCATGCAGGCAGCCGTAGTGCTTGGACTCCGTGACCGGCGGAAGCTGTTTGGCCACCTGCTGCCGAACATTGTGCCGCTCCTGATTGTAATGGCTACGCTGAATATCGGCGGGGCAATTCTTAGTGAATCGGTGCTCAGCTTCTTCGGCCTGGGCGTCATGCCGCCGACGCCAACCTGGGGGAACATGATTGATGCGGCGAATAATATGATCGATTTCCAGGACCATCCGTGGCTATGGATTCCGCCCGGACTGTCGATTTTCGCTACGGTGATTGCGATTAACATATTTGGTGACGGCCTCAGAGACGTGCTTGATCCTAAACAGAAGAGGTAG
- a CDS encoding YhbD family protein has protein sequence MEEDLISKKELLELTGISYGQLYRWKRKQLIPEDWFIRKSAFTGQETFFPKERMLRRVHNIINMKGDLSLDELAEKLADTTSFAHAHLSLSAAQLLERNIVSKRTLDRFGDATTGGKKYTFDQVVHLVAVDGLISKGEMNLDEADGLFRTLTNNTSKFAGKSWELFFIRKMGASFFLLAATPAELIFDEGTRLVSRLSLTDLLEQLNGKLN, from the coding sequence ATGGAAGAAGATTTGATTTCCAAGAAGGAATTGCTGGAATTAACGGGGATCTCTTACGGGCAGCTGTACCGCTGGAAGCGGAAGCAGCTTATCCCGGAGGATTGGTTTATTCGCAAATCGGCGTTTACCGGCCAGGAAACCTTTTTTCCGAAGGAACGAATGCTTAGGCGTGTCCATAACATCATCAACATGAAGGGCGATCTTTCCCTTGATGAATTAGCCGAAAAGCTGGCGGATACGACATCTTTTGCCCATGCCCATCTATCCCTGAGTGCTGCCCAGCTGTTGGAACGTAACATTGTTTCGAAGAGAACTCTGGACAGATTCGGTGATGCAACGACTGGCGGAAAGAAGTATACCTTCGATCAGGTAGTACATCTAGTCGCGGTTGACGGGCTGATCAGCAAGGGGGAAATGAATCTGGATGAAGCGGATGGGTTGTTCCGCACACTTACCAACAATACGTCAAAGTTTGCGGGAAAGAGCTGGGAGCTGTTTTTTATCCGCAAAATGGGTGCCAGCTTCTTTCTTCTGGCAGCTACACCGGCGGAATTGATATTTGATGAAGGCACGCGGCTGGTCAGCCGGCTTAGCCTTACGGATCTGCTGGAACAGCTGAATGGCAAGCTGAATTAA
- a CDS encoding ABC transporter ATP-binding protein codes for MSEALLEVNHLKKYFPVTQGLLGRTVGHVKAVDDISIRLAPGETFGLVGESGSGKSTVGRTILRLTEKTDGQVKFKGVDIHNLSPSEMRLLRPRMQLIFQDPHSALNPRVRVGDAIGEALLDHGLCPKSEVRGLVLEALEACGLSSYHIDRFPHEFSGGQRQRIGIARALILNPDLIIADEPVSALDVSIQAQVINLFSKLQQRKGLTYLFISHDLSVVEHLCSRIGVMYLGSMVETAARDELFRQPLHPYTKALLSAVPVPIPKLKRERIVLKGDIPSPANPPSGCKFHTRCPFAEDVCAAEIPVFRDAGGGHFVACHLA; via the coding sequence ATGTCTGAGGCACTGCTTGAAGTCAATCATCTCAAGAAGTATTTTCCGGTTACCCAGGGCCTGCTGGGCCGGACAGTCGGACATGTCAAAGCGGTGGACGATATCAGCATCCGGCTCGCGCCGGGCGAAACCTTCGGCCTGGTCGGTGAATCCGGCAGCGGCAAGAGCACGGTCGGACGGACGATCCTGCGGCTGACCGAGAAAACAGATGGGCAAGTGAAATTCAAGGGCGTGGACATTCATAACCTGTCACCTTCCGAAATGCGGCTCCTGCGTCCCCGGATGCAGCTGATCTTTCAGGATCCCCACAGTGCGCTTAATCCGCGGGTCCGGGTGGGTGACGCCATTGGAGAAGCACTGCTTGATCATGGGCTGTGCCCGAAATCAGAGGTCCGTGGACTGGTACTGGAAGCGCTGGAAGCCTGCGGGCTATCGTCCTATCATATCGACCGCTTTCCGCATGAGTTCTCCGGAGGACAACGCCAGCGTATCGGGATCGCCCGTGCTCTTATTCTGAATCCGGACCTGATTATCGCCGATGAGCCGGTTTCAGCGCTGGATGTATCGATTCAGGCCCAGGTTATTAACCTGTTCAGCAAGCTGCAGCAGAGGAAAGGGCTGACTTATTTATTCATATCCCATGATCTCAGTGTAGTGGAGCATTTGTGCTCCAGGATTGGCGTGATGTATCTCGGTTCGATGGTGGAAACAGCAGCCAGGGACGAACTGTTCCGTCAGCCGCTGCATCCCTATACGAAGGCACTGCTTTCCGCGGTTCCGGTGCCGATACCGAAGCTGAAGCGGGAACGGATTGTCCTGAAGGGGGATATTCCAAGCCCGGCGAATCCGCCTTCCGGCTGCAAATTTCACACCCGCTGTCCCTTTGCAGAGGATGTATGTGCAGCGGAAATTCCGGTCTTCCGCGATGCGGGCGGCGGCCACTTTGTAGCCTGTCATTTAGCATAA
- a CDS encoding 50S ribosomal protein L25 — protein MNTTVRLTERSGSTSSQRRKGFVPVVVYGAGSDTQSFTADAKALTEIIGKNPRAILKVELPGSGIKNAVIAEVQRQPLSRKLLHVDLHQIDMKAELVTKVAFHFTGEPAGVKDGGIQQVELYELDIRTLPDKLTATFDVDISSLNIGDQLLVSDLPKHEGWEVLTPEDTLILRIAPPAALEEPAEAETAETAEPAAAADTDEVKTEE, from the coding sequence ATGAATACTACAGTTCGTTTGACTGAAAGATCCGGCTCGACTTCTTCACAGCGGAGAAAAGGCTTTGTACCGGTTGTCGTCTACGGTGCAGGTTCAGATACGCAATCCTTTACTGCAGATGCTAAAGCCCTTACTGAAATTATCGGCAAGAACCCCCGGGCAATTCTTAAAGTAGAACTTCCCGGCTCTGGTATCAAAAACGCGGTAATTGCTGAAGTACAGCGCCAGCCGCTGTCACGCAAGCTGCTGCATGTAGATCTGCATCAGATTGACATGAAGGCGGAGCTGGTTACAAAGGTTGCATTCCACTTCACTGGCGAACCTGCCGGTGTGAAGGACGGCGGCATCCAGCAGGTAGAGTTGTATGAATTGGATATCCGCACATTGCCGGACAAGCTGACAGCCACCTTCGATGTGGATATCAGCAGTCTTAATATCGGTGATCAATTGCTGGTTTCAGATCTGCCTAAGCATGAAGGCTGGGAAGTACTGACGCCTGAGGATACGCTGATTCTGCGCATTGCACCACCGGCAGCTCTGGAAGAACCTGCTGAGGCCGAAACTGCGGAAACTGCCGAACCGGCAGCCGCAGCAGACACGGATGAAGTCAAGACAGAAGAGTAA
- a CDS encoding MFS transporter: MNSAKAKTPNLGIVIAGLLLGILMASMDSTIVSTAMGNIVGELGGMDKFVWVTSAYLVAEMAGMPIFGKLSDMYGRKRFFIFGAIVFMAGSALCGTADTITQLAAYRAVQGIGGGALVPIAFAIMYDAVPLEMRGKLGGAFGAVFGLSSIFGPLLGAYITDHIAWQWVFYINLPLGLLALVMVVSFYRESVEHSKQPIDWLGAGTLLGAVISLMFALELGGKEYAWNSLFILGLFAAFVVLTTLFLLAERTAKEPIISFALFRKRLYAFSILCALFSGAAFIVASVYIPIFIQGVLGGSATNSGLVLLPMMVGSVITASMGGFLMVKFSYRSLMLPTLALLVLGIALVTTLTPDSSRLLVTLYMIMIGLGVGASFSVLSTAAIHGLAAQQRGSASATLNFLRSLGMTIGITTFGIIQSHYFSSKLAGMISSGGGSASAPALDIKDPHALLSQDTRALIPPDILSVITSGLSSSIVRTFAWAVIPAVLALLAASFMGRQKMDASAEEPAVSGH, from the coding sequence ATGAACTCAGCTAAAGCAAAAACGCCTAATCTCGGCATTGTTATCGCAGGTTTACTGCTGGGGATTCTAATGGCCTCAATGGACAGTACGATTGTGTCCACAGCGATGGGCAACATTGTCGGTGAACTTGGCGGAATGGATAAATTTGTTTGGGTAACCTCGGCTTATCTTGTTGCGGAAATGGCGGGTATGCCGATCTTCGGTAAGCTTTCGGATATGTACGGCCGGAAGAGGTTTTTCATTTTTGGCGCCATCGTATTTATGGCCGGTTCGGCGCTTTGCGGTACAGCAGACACGATTACCCAGTTAGCCGCTTACCGGGCTGTTCAGGGAATCGGGGGCGGTGCGCTCGTGCCGATCGCTTTTGCAATTATGTACGATGCCGTGCCGCTTGAAATGCGCGGCAAGCTGGGCGGGGCCTTCGGTGCGGTCTTTGGCTTATCCAGCATCTTTGGACCCTTGCTGGGTGCTTATATTACCGATCATATCGCCTGGCAGTGGGTGTTTTATATTAATCTGCCGCTGGGGCTGCTCGCCTTGGTTATGGTTGTGAGCTTTTACCGCGAGTCGGTGGAGCATTCGAAACAGCCGATCGACTGGCTGGGTGCCGGAACCCTCCTGGGGGCGGTAATCAGCCTGATGTTTGCACTGGAGCTTGGCGGTAAAGAGTATGCCTGGAATTCTCTGTTCATCCTGGGTCTGTTCGCGGCCTTTGTGGTTCTTACGACGCTGTTCCTGCTTGCGGAGAGAACAGCAAAGGAGCCGATTATATCTTTTGCCCTGTTCCGGAAAAGGCTCTACGCCTTCAGCATCCTGTGTGCCTTGTTCAGCGGAGCTGCGTTTATCGTAGCCTCTGTGTACATTCCGATCTTTATCCAGGGGGTGCTAGGCGGTTCGGCTACGAATTCAGGCCTGGTCCTGCTGCCGATGATGGTAGGTTCTGTTATAACAGCTTCAATGGGCGGGTTCCTGATGGTTAAATTCAGCTACCGCAGCCTGATGCTTCCTACACTCGCATTGCTGGTGCTGGGCATTGCACTTGTCACTACACTCACCCCGGATTCATCGAGGCTGCTGGTGACGCTGTATATGATCATGATCGGCCTGGGTGTGGGGGCTTCGTTCTCGGTGCTCAGCACTGCGGCTATTCATGGTCTGGCCGCGCAGCAGCGCGGATCCGCCAGTGCGACGCTCAACTTCCTGCGTTCCCTGGGCATGACGATCGGAATCACTACGTTTGGCATCATCCAGAGTCATTATTTTTCGTCGAAGCTGGCCGGTATGATCTCAAGCGGCGGAGGATCGGCTTCTGCACCGGCTCTTGATATTAAGGATCCGCATGCTCTGTTGTCCCAGGATACGCGTGCACTCATTCCGCCTGACATTCTGTCAGTTATCA